From Micromonospora rhizosphaerae, the proteins below share one genomic window:
- a CDS encoding nickel-dependent hydrogenase large subunit: protein MTATKAKPAAGKKPGELVEMAWDPITRIIGNLGVYTKIDFANRVVAECHTTSSLFRGYSVFMKGKDPRDAGFITSRICGICGDNHTTCSVYAQNMAYGIKTPPLAEWIINLGEAAEYMFDHTLFQDNLVFVDFCEAMVKQTNPSVLARAENTEAPGRDIHGYRTIADIMRAYNPFEGAVYREALKVSRITREMFCMMEGRHVHPSTVYPGGVGTMPEPTLFTDYLSRLIRILDFVKQAIAMNDDVFNFWYEALPGYEEVGRRRVLLGCWGAFQNPDVVDYRYEHMTNWGRAMHVSPGIVVDGKLLTTDLVDINLGIRILLGSSYYKDWVGEEEPFVNYDPLGNPVDIRHPWNQTTLPDPQKRDFGDKYSWVMSPRWFDKTSGEHLALDTGGGPFARLYVTALAKLVETPYVKSTGHSVLISLPKSDRLPATTLEWKIPRWSNALERDRARAYFIAYAAAMSLYFLERAMERMRGGDMRVFAEFDVPDEAIGCGFHEAVRGTLSHHIVIRDRKIANYHPYPPTPWNASPRDSFGTPGPYEDAIQNTPIFEENGPDTFKGVDIMRAVRSFDPCLPCGVHMYVGGGRTLKKIHSPMFGASHG from the coding sequence GTGACAGCGACAAAAGCGAAGCCGGCCGCCGGCAAGAAGCCCGGCGAGCTGGTGGAGATGGCGTGGGATCCGATCACCCGGATCATCGGCAATCTCGGCGTCTACACGAAGATCGACTTCGCGAACCGGGTGGTCGCCGAGTGCCACACCACGTCGTCGCTGTTCCGCGGCTACTCCGTGTTCATGAAGGGCAAGGATCCGCGCGACGCCGGCTTCATCACCAGCCGGATCTGCGGCATCTGCGGCGACAACCACACCACCTGCTCCGTCTACGCGCAGAACATGGCGTACGGCATCAAGACGCCGCCGCTGGCCGAGTGGATCATCAATCTCGGCGAGGCCGCGGAGTACATGTTCGACCACACGCTCTTCCAGGACAATCTCGTCTTCGTCGACTTCTGTGAGGCGATGGTCAAGCAGACCAACCCGAGCGTCCTCGCCCGGGCCGAGAACACCGAGGCGCCCGGTCGGGACATTCACGGCTACCGGACGATCGCCGACATCATGCGGGCCTACAACCCGTTCGAGGGCGCGGTCTACCGGGAGGCGCTGAAGGTCAGCCGGATCACCCGGGAGATGTTCTGCATGATGGAGGGCCGGCACGTGCACCCGTCGACGGTGTACCCGGGTGGGGTCGGCACCATGCCCGAGCCGACGCTCTTCACCGACTACCTCAGCCGGCTGATCCGCATCCTGGACTTCGTCAAGCAGGCCATCGCGATGAACGACGACGTCTTCAACTTCTGGTACGAGGCCCTGCCCGGCTACGAGGAGGTCGGCCGCCGCCGGGTCCTGCTCGGCTGCTGGGGCGCGTTCCAGAACCCCGATGTGGTGGACTACCGCTACGAGCACATGACCAACTGGGGACGCGCGATGCACGTCAGTCCCGGCATCGTCGTCGACGGCAAGCTGCTCACCACGGACCTCGTCGACATCAACCTCGGCATCCGCATCCTGCTCGGCAGCTCCTACTACAAGGACTGGGTGGGTGAGGAGGAGCCGTTCGTCAACTACGACCCGCTCGGCAACCCGGTCGACATCCGCCACCCCTGGAACCAGACGACGCTGCCGGACCCGCAGAAGCGCGACTTCGGCGACAAGTACAGCTGGGTGATGAGCCCGCGCTGGTTCGACAAGACCAGCGGGGAGCACCTCGCGCTGGACACCGGCGGTGGCCCTTTCGCCCGGCTCTACGTCACCGCCCTGGCCAAGCTGGTGGAGACGCCGTACGTCAAGTCGACCGGGCACAGCGTGCTGATCTCCCTGCCGAAGAGCGATCGGCTGCCGGCGACGACCCTCGAATGGAAGATCCCGCGGTGGTCGAACGCCCTGGAGCGGGACCGCGCCCGGGCCTACTTCATCGCGTACGCGGCGGCGATGTCGCTGTACTTCCTGGAGCGGGCGATGGAGCGGATGCGCGGCGGCGACATGCGGGTCTTCGCCGAGTTCGATGTGCCGGACGAGGCCATCGGCTGCGGCTTCCACGAGGCGGTGCGGGGCACCCTGTCGCACCACATCGTGATCAGGGACAGGAAGATCGCCAACTACCATCCGTACCCGCCGACGCCGTGGAACGCCAGCCCCCGCGACAGCTTCGGCACGCCGGGGCCGTACGAGGACGCGATCCAGAACACCCCCATCTTCGAGGAGAACGGGCCGGACACCTTCAAGGGCGTCGACATCATGCGAGCGG
- a CDS encoding hydrogenase expression protein HypE, with the protein MTQGVREPRAVLPREHGFDEVTILWISEGMSCDGDSVSMTASGQPGIEDIVLGLVPGLPKVNLHNKVLAPAAGGEEFLAPYRRAARGEMTEPFILVIEGSIPNENINGDGYWTSFGNDERTGEPLTLNWWIDRLAPKAWAVVAAGTCATYGGIHAMAGNPTGCMGLADYLGWDFRSTGGLPIVNVPGCPIQPENFMETLTWVLYHAAGSAPPPPLDHLLRPQWLFGKTVHEGCDRAAYYEQADFAKDYNSPKCQVKIGCWGPVINCNVPKRGWMGGVGGCPNVGGICIGCTMPGFPDKFMPFMDMPPGGSLSTLLIKPYGAVIRRLRGLTNATANREPKWHHNGPELTSGYNPRWRPYGPADPRRQAARERNRP; encoded by the coding sequence ATGACGCAGGGCGTTCGTGAGCCGCGCGCGGTGCTGCCGCGGGAGCACGGGTTCGACGAGGTCACCATCCTCTGGATCTCGGAGGGGATGAGCTGCGACGGGGATTCCGTCTCGATGACCGCCTCCGGCCAGCCCGGGATCGAGGACATCGTGCTCGGACTCGTCCCCGGGCTGCCGAAGGTCAACCTGCACAACAAGGTGCTGGCGCCCGCGGCCGGTGGCGAGGAGTTCCTGGCGCCGTACCGCAGGGCGGCCCGTGGCGAGATGACCGAGCCGTTCATCCTCGTCATCGAGGGCTCGATCCCGAACGAGAACATCAACGGCGACGGATACTGGACGTCGTTCGGCAACGACGAGCGCACCGGCGAGCCGCTGACCCTGAACTGGTGGATCGACCGGTTGGCGCCCAAGGCCTGGGCGGTCGTCGCCGCCGGCACCTGCGCGACGTACGGCGGCATCCACGCCATGGCGGGCAACCCGACGGGCTGCATGGGCCTGGCCGACTATCTCGGCTGGGACTTCCGGTCCACGGGCGGACTGCCGATCGTCAACGTCCCCGGCTGCCCGATCCAGCCGGAGAACTTCATGGAGACCCTGACCTGGGTGCTCTACCACGCGGCCGGGTCGGCGCCGCCACCGCCGCTGGACCATCTCCTGCGACCGCAGTGGCTGTTCGGCAAGACCGTGCACGAGGGCTGCGACCGGGCCGCCTACTACGAGCAGGCCGACTTCGCCAAGGACTACAACTCGCCCAAGTGCCAGGTGAAGATCGGCTGCTGGGGACCGGTCATCAACTGCAACGTCCCGAAGCGCGGCTGGATGGGCGGCGTGGGCGGGTGCCCCAACGTCGGCGGCATCTGCATCGGCTGCACCATGCCGGGGTTCCCCGACAAGTTCATGCCGTTCATGGACATGCCGCCCGGCGGCAGCCTGTCCACGTTGCTCATCAAGCCGTACGGCGCGGTCATCCGCCGCCTGCGCGGCCTCACCAACGCCACCGCCAACCGGGAACCGAAGTGGCACCACAACGGCCCGGAGCTCACCAGCGGCTACAACCCCCGCTGGCGCCCGTACGGCCCGGCGGACCCCCGACGACAGGCAGCCCGTGAGAGGAACCGACCGTGA
- a CDS encoding hemerythrin domain-containing protein, which produces MDAVELLEHDHRVVEQLFRDYHAAASDAQRRAVVEILVRELSKHAALEELLFYPFAAKVLDDGQVEGHLAGHAPIKELLLDLDRCGAGDPAQNDLMERLASAVARHVRNDEDQLMPCLRQQADEQALRELGHEIDQGKQRAPTRPHPHAPDKPPALALAAPVAAIYDRLRDRMEGRPRT; this is translated from the coding sequence ATGGACGCCGTCGAGTTGCTGGAGCATGACCACCGCGTGGTCGAGCAGCTCTTCCGGGACTACCACGCGGCGGCGTCCGACGCCCAGCGACGCGCCGTTGTCGAGATCCTCGTTCGCGAGTTGTCCAAGCACGCCGCGCTCGAGGAGCTGCTCTTCTACCCGTTCGCGGCAAAGGTGTTGGACGACGGACAGGTCGAGGGGCACCTCGCGGGGCATGCGCCCATCAAGGAGCTGCTGCTTGACCTGGACCGGTGCGGAGCCGGCGATCCGGCGCAGAACGACCTGATGGAACGGCTCGCTTCCGCCGTCGCCCGGCACGTGCGGAACGACGAGGACCAGCTCATGCCCTGCCTGCGCCAGCAGGCCGACGAGCAGGCGCTACGCGAACTGGGGCACGAGATCGATCAGGGCAAACAGCGGGCTCCCACGCGCCCGCACCCGCACGCGCCGGACAAGCCTCCGGCGCTGGCCCTCGCGGCGCCGGTGGCCGCCATCTACGACCGGCTCCGGGACCGGATGGAAGGGAGGCCGCGCACATGA
- a CDS encoding hydrogenase/urease maturation nickel metallochaperone HypA: MHETGLSEAIVAAAVRRAAGRRVTGLRVRIGGHSVDSTVITQGIQVAAAGTVAAGAAVDLVLEPMTVACHDCGRSAPVDDHLAMVACPRCGSVDIDVTGSEDVVLESITVDVDVREPA; encoded by the coding sequence ATGCATGAGACAGGTCTGTCCGAGGCGATCGTGGCGGCGGCGGTGCGCAGGGCCGCCGGTCGCCGGGTCACCGGATTACGGGTGCGGATCGGTGGCCACTCGGTCGACTCCACCGTCATCACGCAGGGCATCCAGGTGGCCGCGGCCGGCACGGTCGCCGCGGGCGCCGCCGTCGATCTGGTGCTCGAACCGATGACGGTGGCCTGCCACGACTGCGGCCGCAGCGCGCCCGTCGACGACCACCTCGCGATGGTGGCCTGCCCGCGGTGCGGGAGCGTCGACATCGACGTCACCGGCAGCGAAGACGTCGTCCTGGAGTCGATAACCGTGGACGTCGACGTACGAGAGCCGGCCTGA
- a CDS encoding hydrogenase maturation protease, translating into MRSDGSGRILVAGIGNIFLGDDAFGVEVVRRLRDAVLPARVDVSDYGIRGMHLAYDLLDGRHDVLVMVDALPLDEPPGTLAVLQVDLDDPGWTLRPADVLDAPAADAHGMDPESVLRLLCGLGGRVGRVLVVGCRPASTEEHMGLSAPVAAAIDEAVRMVSGIVREEAARLDTAGERQETRPQTAADREVTTHA; encoded by the coding sequence GTGAGGAGCGACGGCAGCGGCCGGATCCTGGTCGCCGGCATCGGCAACATCTTCCTCGGCGACGACGCCTTCGGGGTCGAGGTCGTCCGGCGCCTCCGGGACGCCGTCCTGCCGGCCCGGGTGGATGTGTCCGATTACGGCATCCGGGGGATGCATCTGGCCTACGATCTGCTGGACGGCCGCCACGACGTGCTGGTCATGGTGGACGCGTTGCCGCTGGACGAGCCGCCCGGGACGTTGGCCGTGCTCCAGGTGGACCTCGACGACCCCGGCTGGACGCTGCGGCCGGCTGACGTGCTGGACGCACCGGCCGCCGACGCGCACGGCATGGATCCGGAGTCGGTACTACGCCTGCTGTGCGGCCTCGGCGGCCGGGTCGGGCGCGTCCTCGTGGTGGGCTGCCGTCCCGCCAGCACCGAGGAGCACATGGGGCTGTCGGCTCCCGTCGCCGCCGCGATCGACGAGGCGGTCCGGATGGTGTCCGGGATCGTACGGGAGGAAGCCGCGCGGCTCGACACCGCGGGGGAGCGGCAGGAGACACGCCCGCAGACGGCGGCTGACAGGGAGGTGACCACGCATGCATGA
- a CDS encoding phage holin family protein — protein MGDAAADQPGGRGRTTSPAERLAEDVAEVVREEVRAVRTQLADAARPAGLGFVLLVAAGGCAVLGVGAASTTVLRMLEAFLPRRLAAAGLTAGYLAAAAYLGGLGLDRLRSAGGSSARLADEVRDAVSTTAGRVVPAGSSAARDEFRR, from the coding sequence ATGGGCGACGCCGCCGCTGATCAGCCGGGAGGTCGCGGACGGACAACCAGTCCCGCCGAGCGCCTGGCGGAGGACGTGGCCGAGGTGGTGCGCGAGGAGGTACGGGCGGTGCGGACGCAGTTGGCGGACGCCGCTCGCCCCGCCGGGCTCGGCTTCGTGCTCCTGGTCGCTGCCGGAGGGTGCGCAGTTCTGGGTGTCGGGGCGGCCTCGACGACCGTGCTGCGCATGCTGGAGGCGTTCCTGCCGAGACGGCTGGCGGCGGCGGGGCTGACCGCCGGGTACCTGGCCGCTGCCGCGTACCTCGGCGGCCTGGGCCTGGACCGGCTGCGTTCGGCGGGCGGAAGCTCCGCACGACTGGCTGACGAGGTCCGCGATGCCGTCTCGACCACCGCGGGCCGGGTGGTGCCCGCCGGTTCCTCCGCCGCTCGGGACGAATTCCGGCGCTGA
- a CDS encoding nuclear transport factor 2 family protein, with protein sequence MSDEHQVQQVLARYARAVNRRDGAALAMLFDVDGRVDIGWDNAGTLETLITLTGHQEIADAVANKKFPPGARGRALIHGHIIEVNGDRASLEALFEEFVVRPGDEFRPGRSTIEESGEYRSTLRRNDGQWKLVHHQVVLDTDPRRARG encoded by the coding sequence ATGAGTGACGAACACCAGGTGCAACAGGTGCTTGCCCGCTACGCCCGAGCGGTCAACCGCCGGGACGGAGCGGCGCTGGCGATGCTCTTCGACGTTGACGGCAGAGTCGACATCGGCTGGGACAACGCCGGCACGCTGGAGACCCTCATCACGCTGACTGGACATCAGGAAATCGCGGATGCCGTGGCGAACAAGAAGTTCCCGCCCGGGGCCCGGGGCCGCGCGCTGATCCACGGCCACATCATCGAGGTCAATGGTGACCGCGCGAGCCTGGAGGCACTCTTCGAGGAGTTCGTCGTCCGGCCAGGCGACGAATTCAGGCCTGGACGTTCGACGATCGAGGAGAGTGGGGAATACCGCTCGACACTTCGCCGCAACGACGGACAGTGGAAGCTCGTCCACCATCAAGTCGTCCTGGACACCGATCCGCGCCGAGCACGCGGTTAG
- a CDS encoding SDR family NAD(P)-dependent oxidoreductase — protein MRGLQGKVAIIAGAAAGNIGGATAIRLAEEGMKVVAADLNEANATAVADAITAAGGTAVAKGFDITDELSYKELIDFTVERFGGLHGLYNVAADLSARTLGRDGDVTSVPLDVWDHTIAVTLTGYMYGIRHALPIMMGQGTGSIVNTMSSAVWMGEDVRVAYQAAKSGLVGLTRHTATVGGKRGVRANLVSPGVILTGAALASTDEKFREEILATVRSPRLGVPEDLAGTVAFLFSDDGAYVNGQSFLVDGGANFT, from the coding sequence ATGCGAGGACTGCAGGGCAAGGTGGCCATCATCGCGGGTGCCGCGGCAGGGAACATCGGCGGCGCGACCGCGATCCGTCTGGCGGAGGAAGGCATGAAGGTCGTGGCGGCCGACCTCAACGAGGCCAACGCCACGGCAGTCGCCGACGCGATCACCGCGGCCGGGGGTACGGCGGTGGCCAAGGGCTTCGACATCACGGACGAGCTGTCGTACAAGGAGCTGATCGACTTCACGGTGGAGCGCTTCGGCGGCCTCCACGGCCTGTACAACGTGGCCGCCGACCTCTCCGCGCGCACCCTTGGCAGGGACGGCGACGTCACCTCCGTCCCGCTGGACGTCTGGGACCACACCATCGCCGTCACCCTGACCGGCTACATGTACGGCATCCGCCACGCCCTGCCGATCATGATGGGCCAGGGCACCGGATCGATCGTGAACACCATGTCCAGCGCGGTGTGGATGGGCGAGGACGTACGCGTCGCCTACCAGGCCGCCAAGAGCGGGCTGGTAGGGCTCACCCGACACACCGCGACGGTCGGCGGCAAGCGCGGCGTCCGCGCCAACCTGGTCTCGCCCGGCGTGATCCTCACCGGGGCCGCCCTTGCGTCGACCGACGAGAAGTTCCGCGAGGAGATCCTGGCCACCGTACGGTCGCCGCGCCTGGGCGTACCGGAGGACCTCGCCGGAACCGTGGCGTTCCTCTTCTCCGACGACGGCGCCTATGTCAACGGCCAGTCCTTCCTCGTCGACGGCGGGGCCAACTTCACCTGA
- a CDS encoding alkene reductase — protein sequence MIDAFSPIELGSVKLANRFAVAPMTRNRVAADGTATPQVAEYYRQRASAGLIVTEAIYPSTQARSFPGTPLLTNEEQAASWRQVTDAAHEAGAVIYAQLMHGGRVFSPDNDLVPLAPSAVRTPEQIYTPSGMRDMPVPRAMTEEDIQTTIDDFVHAARLAIAAGFDGVELHGANGFLIQQFFCSKANVRTDRWGGPAENRIRFAVAVVEAVAKEIGAERTALRVSPASPVMGIEEADTEALYRALFAALAPLGLAFVDMREWPGRRRLTEELRALWPGKLVLNPHAEDAPRPPHEEARDALDSGVADVVAFATAFLANPDLPRRIAQAGPYNEPDPATFYGGATGYTDYPFLEG from the coding sequence ATGATCGATGCCTTCAGCCCGATCGAGCTGGGAAGCGTGAAGCTCGCCAACCGCTTCGCCGTCGCCCCGATGACCCGCAACCGCGTGGCAGCCGACGGCACCGCGACGCCACAGGTGGCGGAGTACTACCGCCAGCGGGCGTCCGCCGGCCTCATCGTGACCGAGGCCATCTACCCCAGCACGCAGGCACGGTCGTTCCCCGGCACCCCGTTGCTGACCAACGAAGAGCAGGCGGCTTCCTGGCGGCAGGTGACGGACGCGGCGCACGAGGCCGGCGCGGTGATCTACGCCCAGCTGATGCACGGCGGGCGCGTCTTCAGTCCCGACAACGACCTCGTGCCGCTGGCACCCTCCGCGGTGCGTACGCCCGAGCAGATCTACACCCCGAGCGGGATGAGGGACATGCCGGTGCCCCGCGCCATGACCGAGGAGGACATCCAGACCACCATCGACGACTTCGTCCACGCGGCCCGCCTGGCCATCGCCGCCGGCTTCGACGGTGTGGAACTGCACGGCGCCAACGGCTTCCTGATCCAGCAGTTCTTCTGCTCGAAGGCCAATGTCCGCACCGACCGCTGGGGCGGCCCGGCCGAGAACAGGATCCGCTTCGCGGTGGCGGTCGTCGAGGCGGTCGCCAAGGAGATCGGCGCGGAGCGCACGGCGCTGCGGGTCTCGCCGGCCTCGCCGGTGATGGGCATCGAGGAGGCGGACACCGAAGCGCTCTACCGGGCACTCTTCGCGGCTCTGGCGCCGCTCGGCCTGGCCTTCGTCGACATGCGGGAGTGGCCGGGACGGCGACGCCTGACCGAGGAGCTGCGCGCCCTGTGGCCCGGCAAGCTGGTCCTCAATCCGCACGCGGAGGACGCGCCGCGCCCGCCGCACGAGGAGGCCCGCGACGCCCTGGACTCCGGCGTCGCCGATGTCGTCGCCTTCGCCACCGCCTTCCTGGCCAACCCCGACCTGCCGCGGCGCATCGCGCAGGCCGGCCCCTACAACGAGCCGGACCCGGCCACGTTCTACGGCGGCGCCACCGGCTACACGGACTACCCCTTCCTGGAGGGCTGA
- a CDS encoding MarR family winged helix-turn-helix transcriptional regulator, with translation MNDSADERLQPLTPVEEAVVRALGRIMHALPRAIDLDMRQEQHLPLIDYDALMHLSEAPERRMRMSELATACELSLSGMSRLAAHLESEGLVRRVRSENDARVSYAVLTDAGFARLERAWPTNLASIRRNFLDHLQGLDLAMLAKAFERTATPGDAAQERQPGEAPPS, from the coding sequence GTGAACGACTCCGCAGACGAGCGCCTCCAGCCGCTCACCCCCGTCGAAGAAGCCGTCGTCCGCGCGCTGGGCCGGATCATGCACGCCCTGCCGCGTGCCATCGACCTGGACATGCGGCAGGAGCAGCATCTGCCGCTCATTGACTACGACGCGCTCATGCACCTGTCCGAGGCGCCGGAACGACGAATGCGCATGAGCGAACTCGCAACCGCCTGCGAGCTGTCACTGAGCGGGATGTCCCGTCTCGCCGCCCACCTGGAGAGCGAGGGCCTCGTCCGGCGCGTCAGGAGCGAGAACGACGCCAGGGTCTCGTACGCCGTCCTCACCGACGCTGGCTTCGCCCGCCTGGAACGGGCCTGGCCGACCAACCTCGCGAGCATACGCCGCAACTTCCTCGACCATCTGCAAGGCCTCGACCTCGCCATGCTGGCCAAGGCTTTCGAACGGACGGCCACCCCGGGCGACGCGGCGCAGGAGCGCCAGCCCGGCGAGGCCCCGCCGTCCTGA